The proteins below are encoded in one region of Candidatus Glassbacteria bacterium:
- a CDS encoding amidohydrolase has product MRFFSAALLPLGMLLAVQLSLTAAPPDLDALAQKHTGELLEMYKHFHANPELSFFEKETSTRLAGELGKAGYEVTHPVGKYPGHLDYTCWGVVGILRNGPGPTVLVRGDMDGLPIVENTGLPYASRVRMADISGEEVGVMHACGHDVHTTVLIGTARMLAELKSEWSGTVVIVGQTAEERGSGARALLADGLYERWPVPDYAVAEHTDPSLEAGQVGYCPGWAMANVDMMDITIRGVGAHGARPHQGVDPIVLSAQVINALQTVISRNINPVETGVVTVGSIHGGSKHNIIPAEVKLQLTIRSYKEEVRQKILESIERITIHTARAAGVPEDRLPIIEGGVEFTPALYNDPELVVNTVQALKARLGEDNVIQILPTTGGEDFSEFGRTDHDVPIFMMRLGTAEPGSDPVSRPGLHSPLFCPVPEPTLRTGMVAMTTAVLNLLGK; this is encoded by the coding sequence ATGAGATTTTTTTCCGCTGCCCTACTGCCGCTGGGCATGCTGCTGGCCGTCCAGTTATCGTTAACCGCCGCGCCTCCCGATCTGGACGCGCTGGCGCAAAAGCACACCGGCGAATTGCTGGAAATGTACAAGCATTTCCATGCCAATCCGGAACTGAGCTTTTTCGAGAAGGAAACCAGCACCCGCCTGGCCGGAGAGCTTGGCAAAGCCGGATATGAAGTCACCCACCCGGTCGGCAAATATCCCGGTCATCTCGACTACACCTGCTGGGGAGTGGTCGGAATCCTGCGTAACGGCCCCGGACCGACTGTACTGGTGCGCGGGGACATGGACGGCCTGCCGATAGTGGAGAACACGGGCCTCCCGTACGCCAGCAGGGTGCGGATGGCCGATATCAGCGGTGAGGAGGTCGGGGTGATGCATGCCTGCGGCCACGATGTCCACACAACAGTGCTGATCGGCACGGCCAGGATGCTGGCCGAGTTGAAAAGCGAGTGGAGCGGAACGGTGGTGATTGTCGGGCAGACCGCCGAGGAACGCGGCAGCGGGGCGCGGGCTCTGCTGGCCGACGGGCTCTATGAGCGCTGGCCCGTGCCCGATTACGCAGTTGCCGAGCACACCGACCCCTCGCTTGAGGCCGGACAGGTGGGATACTGCCCGGGCTGGGCGATGGCGAATGTGGACATGATGGATATCACGATCCGGGGAGTGGGGGCGCACGGCGCAAGGCCGCACCAGGGTGTGGACCCGATAGTACTCTCAGCCCAGGTGATCAATGCCCTGCAGACCGTGATCAGCCGCAATATCAACCCGGTCGAAACGGGCGTGGTCACGGTCGGCTCGATCCACGGCGGCAGCAAGCATAATATCATCCCCGCCGAGGTGAAGCTCCAGCTGACTATCCGCTCGTACAAGGAAGAGGTCCGTCAGAAGATCTTGGAATCGATCGAGCGGATCACCATTCACACCGCCCGCGCGGCCGGAGTACCCGAGGACCGCCTGCCGATTATCGAGGGGGGAGTCGAGTTTACCCCGGCTCTCTACAACGACCCCGAGCTGGTGGTGAACACTGTCCAGGCGCTTAAAGCCAGACTTGGTGAAGACAACGTTATCCAGATTTTGCCCACCACCGGCGGCGAGGATTTCTCCGAGTTCGGCCGCACGGACCACGACGTGCCGATCTTCATGATGCGCCTGGGCACCGCCGAACCCGGCAGCGATCCGGTGTCGCGTCCCGGACTGCACTCGCCCCTGTTTTGCCCGGTGCCCGAACCGACACTAAGGACCGGCATGGTCGCGATGACCACGGCGGTGCTGAACCTGCTGGGCAAGTGA
- a CDS encoding MBL fold metallo-hydrolase: MKLTVLGSGTLVPHAERGSPGFAVSGDGSPEVLLFDGGSGTLQRAVRAGIDWRAASRLFYTHYHPDHTLDLVSFLFAANYAPPEPRTSSLTVFGPAGLQNFYHRVQAAWPSVTPTNYELALRELNPGDNVEIEGNWCVSCAAMDHGESGGLGYRVEREGRALVLSGDTQYCPELVRLAADADLLVCECSADDAGRVDGHMTPSQVARVAAESGVKKILINHVYSPLAPEILAAECAKISGARVEHAVDLRSYEV; this comes from the coding sequence ATGAAACTGACCGTACTGGGTTCCGGAACCCTGGTGCCCCATGCGGAACGGGGATCGCCCGGATTCGCGGTCAGCGGCGATGGATCACCGGAGGTGCTGCTGTTCGACGGTGGCTCGGGGACGCTCCAGCGCGCGGTCCGTGCGGGGATCGACTGGCGCGCTGCCAGCCGCCTGTTCTATACCCACTACCATCCCGACCACACCCTGGACCTGGTATCGTTCCTGTTCGCCGCCAACTACGCGCCGCCCGAGCCGAGAACCAGCTCCCTGACCGTTTTCGGTCCGGCCGGTCTGCAAAATTTCTACCACCGCGTTCAGGCCGCCTGGCCGTCGGTAACGCCGACAAACTACGAACTGGCTCTGCGGGAGCTGAACCCCGGTGATAATGTCGAAATCGAGGGAAACTGGTGCGTAAGCTGCGCGGCGATGGACCACGGCGAGTCCGGAGGGCTGGGATACAGGGTGGAACGCGAAGGGCGGGCGCTGGTGCTGAGCGGAGATACCCAGTACTGTCCGGAGCTTGTGCGGCTGGCCGCGGACGCCGATCTGCTGGTCTGCGAGTGCAGCGCCGATGACGCCGGCCGGGTGGATGGCCACATGACACCGTCCCAGGTGGCGCGGGTGGCCGCTGAATCCGGAGTGAAAAAAATCCTGATCAACCATGTTTATTCACCGTTGGCCCCCGAGATTTTGGCGGCAGAATGTGCGAAAATATCCGGGGCGCGGGTCGAGCATGCGGTCGATCTGCGGAGCTACGAGGTCTGA
- a CDS encoding thermonuclease family protein — translation MRVDRGKMDIDDGDTFETGGLVIRILGLDTPEIKHPEHGFYQDQPFGREATIKAVALFDSAAVIEYLPHQSDRYGRMLAHVFVDGELFPVKMIEAGLAYETVSFYGDNGFPDLAALISEAALRAGDPPFQNPNEWRKGNRNGPRKSLVRIIKDMLKWFD, via the coding sequence GTGCGGGTTGATCGGGGGAAGATGGATATCGACGACGGCGACACGTTCGAGACCGGCGGGTTGGTGATCCGCATCCTGGGGCTGGACACTCCGGAAATCAAGCACCCGGAGCACGGTTTCTACCAGGATCAGCCCTTCGGCCGCGAGGCGACGATCAAGGCGGTGGCGCTGTTCGACTCGGCGGCAGTTATCGAGTATCTTCCCCACCAGTCCGATCGCTACGGCCGGATGCTGGCCCACGTGTTCGTGGACGGGGAGTTGTTTCCGGTGAAGATGATCGAGGCGGGGCTGGCCTACGAAACAGTCAGTTTTTACGGGGACAACGGTTTCCCGGACCTGGCCGCATTGATTAGCGAGGCGGCGCTCAGAGCGGGTGATCCGCCGTTTCAGAATCCCAACGAGTGGCGAAAGGGAAACAGAAACGGACCACGTAAGTCTCTGGTCCGCATAATCAAAGACATGCTCAAATGGTTTGATTAA